One window of Microbacterium sp. Root61 genomic DNA carries:
- the qcrB gene encoding cytochrome bc1 complex cytochrome b subunit, whose protein sequence is MSTATVPQGTETREPKASTNDKPLGGRFVAGAANYIDERTSLSGLVKELGRKIFPDHWSFMLGEIALWSFVAVLLSGTFLTFFFQASMVPTHYAGSFIPMRGVEMSAAMESTLRLSFDIRGGLLVRQIHHWAALVFVAGIGVHMLRVFFTGAFRKPRELNWVIGFILFILAMAEGFTGYSLPDDLLSGNGLRIIDGMVKGIPVVGTWISFLLFGGEFPGDQIVGRLYTLHILLLPAILVGLLVLHLMLMVINKHTQFAGPARTNSNVVGYPMMPVYMSKMGGFFFITFGLIVLIASLFTINPIWNYGPYDPSPVSAGTQPDWYIGFADGMLRLIPPHLESVIWDRTWSWNILIPLGIIGIFIILVLIYPFIEAWVTGDKREHHIAQRPRNAATRTAIGAAGVTMYAVMWAAASSDIIATHFWVTMEGVIHTLQVLLIAGPIIAYFVTKRICIALQKKDREIALHGYESGRIVRLPGGEYIEVHQPVDEYERWKLVGHEENAPLVVRPNSRGNIPWHENLRASLSRWFFEDRLAPMTQSEIDAAVAHQTHQLDHIAHDEAEELQGAHERAGVPDAPLHPIDDGHNSETAVRPSNVVVPEPEAGTKPPKNREKEGGQ, encoded by the coding sequence TTGAGCACCGCAACCGTCCCTCAGGGGACTGAGACCCGCGAGCCGAAGGCCTCGACGAACGACAAGCCCCTCGGCGGTCGATTCGTCGCCGGCGCGGCCAACTACATCGACGAGCGCACGAGCCTCTCCGGACTCGTGAAAGAGCTCGGGCGCAAGATCTTCCCCGACCACTGGTCCTTCATGCTCGGCGAGATCGCGCTGTGGAGCTTCGTCGCGGTGCTGCTGTCCGGCACGTTCCTGACGTTCTTCTTCCAGGCGTCGATGGTTCCGACCCACTACGCGGGATCCTTCATCCCGATGCGCGGTGTCGAGATGTCGGCCGCCATGGAATCCACGCTCCGCCTGTCGTTCGACATCCGCGGTGGCCTCCTGGTCCGGCAGATCCACCACTGGGCCGCCCTGGTCTTCGTCGCCGGCATCGGCGTGCACATGCTCCGCGTGTTCTTCACGGGTGCGTTCCGCAAGCCCCGCGAGCTGAACTGGGTCATCGGATTCATCCTGTTCATCCTCGCGATGGCCGAAGGCTTCACCGGTTACTCCCTCCCCGATGACCTGCTGTCGGGCAACGGCCTGCGCATCATCGACGGCATGGTCAAGGGCATCCCCGTCGTCGGCACCTGGATCTCGTTCCTGCTGTTCGGCGGAGAGTTCCCGGGCGATCAGATCGTCGGACGCCTGTACACTCTGCACATCCTGCTGCTGCCCGCGATCCTCGTCGGCCTGCTCGTGCTGCACCTGATGCTCATGGTCATCAACAAGCACACGCAGTTCGCCGGTCCGGCACGCACCAACAGCAACGTCGTCGGCTACCCGATGATGCCGGTGTACATGTCGAAGATGGGTGGCTTCTTCTTCATCACCTTCGGCCTCATCGTGCTGATCGCGTCGCTGTTCACGATCAACCCGATCTGGAACTACGGCCCGTACGACCCGTCCCCGGTCTCCGCCGGAACCCAGCCCGACTGGTACATCGGCTTCGCCGACGGCATGCTGCGCCTCATCCCGCCGCATCTGGAGAGTGTGATCTGGGACCGCACCTGGTCGTGGAACATCCTGATCCCGCTGGGCATCATCGGCATCTTCATCATCCTCGTGCTGATCTACCCCTTCATCGAGGCCTGGGTCACCGGAGACAAGCGCGAGCACCACATCGCCCAGCGCCCGCGCAACGCGGCAACGCGCACGGCCATCGGCGCCGCCGGTGTGACCATGTACGCCGTCATGTGGGCCGCCGCATCCTCCGACATCATCGCGACGCACTTCTGGGTCACGATGGAGGGCGTCATCCACACGCTCCAGGTCCTGCTCATCGCCGGCCCGATCATCGCCTACTTCGTCACGAAGCGGATCTGCATCGCGCTTCAGAAGAAGGACCGCGAGATCGCTCTGCACGGCTACGAGTCCGGACGCATCGTCCGCCTCCCCGGTGGCGAGTACATCGAGGTGCACCAGCCCGTCGACGAGTACGAGCGCTGGAAGCTGGTCGGACACGAGGAGAACGCTCCCCTGGTCGTCCGTCCCAACTCGCGCGGCAACATCCCGTGGCACGAGAACCTCCGCGCCTCGCTGTCGCGCTGGTTCTTCGAGGACCGCCTCGCGCCGATGACGCAGTCCGAGATCGATGCGGCTGTCGCGCACCAGACCCACCAGCTCGACCACATCGCCCACGATGAGGCCGAAGAGCTGCAGGGAGCCCACGAGCGCGCAGGCGTTCCGGATGCCCCGCTGCACCCGATCGACGACGGTCACAACTCGGAGACCGCGGTGCGACCGAGCAACGTGGTGGTGCCCGAGCCGGAGGCCGGCACGAAGCCTCCCAAGAACCGTGAGAAGGAGGGCGGCCAGTAA
- the qcrA gene encoding cytochrome bc1 complex Rieske iron-sulfur subunit, whose amino-acid sequence MAHEDDALEHERASWKPSPGLAVAVSDPVQTPALPPHRERVTDKDPAAMKNAVRTVYTLFYLSVAASIWAVAAYMIFPIESGQIVDIRNNNLFIGLGIALALLAIGIGAIHWSKAIMSDKEFIEPRHATRGRDSTREAVVEAFTVANEESGFGRRVMIRNSLFAALVASIVPGIVLFRGLAPEGVDPVHQLSHTMWKKGMRLAHDPSGEPIRAADLTLGAAVHVIPEELASLGHHEGYLDEKAKAIVLLMRLLPEDLIETDERKSWSYDGIVAYSKVCTHVGCPVALYEQQTHHLLCPCHQSQFDVSDGAAVIFGPAARALPQLPIAVDAEGYLVAQSDFLEPVGPSFWERH is encoded by the coding sequence ATGGCACACGAGGACGACGCGCTCGAGCACGAGAGGGCTTCATGGAAGCCTTCCCCGGGGCTCGCCGTCGCTGTCAGCGACCCGGTGCAGACCCCGGCACTTCCGCCGCACCGCGAACGGGTGACCGACAAGGACCCCGCCGCGATGAAGAACGCCGTGCGGACGGTCTACACCCTGTTCTACCTCTCGGTCGCCGCGAGCATCTGGGCCGTTGCGGCCTACATGATCTTCCCGATCGAAAGCGGACAGATCGTCGACATCCGCAACAACAACCTCTTCATCGGTCTGGGAATCGCGCTCGCGCTGCTGGCCATCGGCATCGGTGCGATCCACTGGTCCAAGGCGATCATGTCCGACAAGGAGTTCATCGAGCCGCGTCACGCGACGCGTGGTCGCGACTCCACTCGTGAGGCCGTCGTCGAGGCGTTCACCGTCGCGAACGAAGAGTCCGGCTTCGGCCGCCGCGTGATGATCCGCAACTCGCTGTTCGCCGCGCTCGTCGCGTCGATCGTCCCGGGCATCGTCCTGTTCCGCGGCCTCGCGCCGGAAGGCGTGGACCCGGTCCACCAGCTCAGCCACACCATGTGGAAGAAGGGCATGCGCCTGGCGCACGACCCCTCGGGCGAGCCGATCCGCGCCGCCGACCTCACGCTCGGCGCCGCCGTCCACGTCATCCCCGAAGAGCTGGCCTCGTTGGGCCACCACGAGGGCTACCTCGACGAGAAGGCCAAGGCCATCGTCCTGCTCATGCGGCTCCTTCCCGAGGACCTCATCGAGACGGATGAGCGCAAGAGCTGGTCGTACGACGGCATCGTCGCGTACTCCAAGGTCTGCACCCACGTCGGCTGCCCCGTCGCGCTCTACGAGCAGCAGACGCACCACCTGCTGTGCCCCTGCCACCAATCGCAGTTCGACGTATCGGACGGCGCTGCAGTGATCTTCGGCCCCGCTGCACGCGCACTGCCGCAGCTGCCCATCGCCGTTGACGCCGAGGGCTACCTCGTCGCACAGAGCGACTTCCTCGAACCCGTCGGCCCGAGCTTCTGGGAGCGTCATTGA